A genomic window from Sphingomonas oryzagri includes:
- the ssb gene encoding single-stranded DNA-binding protein encodes MAGVNKVIIVGNLGQDPQTKSFQNGGKLVNLRIATSETWKDRNTGERKERTEWHSVSIQNEGLCGVAERYLKKGSKVYIEGKLATRKWQASDGSDRYTTEIVVSGFHGTLVMLDGAGAQSGGNGAGPAGNSNTGDGWTGNGRGAFDSDLDDDVPF; translated from the coding sequence ATGGCCGGAGTAAACAAGGTCATCATTGTCGGAAATCTCGGGCAAGACCCGCAGACGAAGAGCTTCCAGAATGGCGGAAAGCTCGTAAATCTTCGGATCGCGACCAGCGAGACTTGGAAGGATCGCAATACCGGCGAGCGCAAAGAGCGCACCGAATGGCATAGCGTATCGATCCAAAACGAAGGACTTTGCGGCGTCGCCGAGCGCTATCTCAAGAAAGGCTCGAAGGTCTATATCGAGGGAAAGCTCGCTACTCGGAAGTGGCAGGCATCAGATGGCAGCGATCGCTACACCACGGAAATCGTTGTTTCGGGGTTCCATGGCACGCTCGTTATGCTCGATGGTGCCGGTGCCCAATCGGGCGGCAACGGTGCCGGGCCGGCCGGAAATAGCAATACCGGTGACGGGTGGACCGGGAATGGGCGTGGAGCCTTCGATAGCGATCTCGATGACGATGTGCCCTTCTAG
- a CDS encoding bifunctional DNA primase/polymerase: protein MGQAALQYARQGWPVFPCRECDGEPYVNSKGETKTPKAKAPYIGNGCSGATVDEKTIVGWWRRWPNAMIGIAMGRNGLFAVDFDPRVEEDVDPNTGEVTRREFTLDQLKAETEAQIGCEIPSSLVSVTPSGGVHVYLRQPAEGESIRNRGTLPLHVDVRGKGGYVIAPPSVIVEPCADATAGRYRWLRGKYDVEPVEAPAGLIEALRAPKAGKPKNAAGDQPATASHPSGSRPSATWAADDAATTIVRRYALSALEAEAKALASTPLGNRDNQSNASGFVIGQLVGAGAISESVARAALHDAVSAFGDPVARRSAVDRGLAAGIADPRDLADIAARARDRAARPFHPSANPAPRRGTEDGKPSGWKPEPANDDDGGRGADDDEEARHRRCIFKPHTDLGNAERFAERFGDDFRWSPALGWMGWDGRRWVALKQEEKAVPPEVLDAVFKTVRAIQDEAEVIRESGATKPDWFDEWEELPEAERYKLDAFAYAELKMWRQSGGDENALDCIVDVKKGQAVTRADHHRKWGRSSEANGKLTCIARLAQPWLAVKDDAFDADPFTINVLNGTLRFRRRRQGDKWIAEWKLDPHDRADLISKLAPVDFDRKAAWRARCSPGCWSAPRRRLRM from the coding sequence ATGGGCCAAGCCGCGCTTCAATATGCGCGGCAGGGCTGGCCGGTTTTTCCTTGCCGGGAGTGCGACGGGGAGCCGTATGTGAATTCGAAGGGCGAGACAAAGACGCCCAAAGCGAAGGCGCCGTATATCGGCAACGGCTGTAGCGGCGCGACGGTCGACGAAAAGACGATCGTCGGATGGTGGCGACGCTGGCCGAACGCGATGATCGGCATCGCCATGGGCCGCAATGGGTTGTTCGCGGTCGATTTCGATCCGCGCGTCGAGGAAGATGTAGATCCCAATACCGGCGAGGTGACCCGGCGCGAATTCACGCTCGATCAGCTGAAGGCCGAGACTGAAGCGCAGATCGGCTGCGAAATTCCCAGTTCGCTGGTGTCTGTTACGCCTAGCGGCGGCGTGCATGTCTATCTCCGCCAGCCGGCCGAGGGCGAATCGATCCGCAATCGGGGGACGTTGCCGCTTCACGTCGACGTGCGCGGCAAGGGCGGCTACGTGATCGCGCCGCCCAGCGTGATCGTCGAGCCGTGCGCGGATGCAACTGCCGGCCGCTATCGCTGGCTGCGCGGTAAGTACGACGTCGAACCTGTAGAGGCTCCGGCCGGGCTGATCGAAGCGCTACGCGCGCCCAAGGCTGGCAAACCCAAAAACGCCGCCGGCGACCAGCCGGCGACCGCTTCTCATCCTTCCGGCTCGCGTCCGTCCGCCACATGGGCGGCGGACGACGCGGCGACCACGATCGTGCGGCGCTATGCGCTGTCAGCGCTCGAAGCCGAGGCAAAGGCGCTGGCGTCGACGCCGCTCGGCAATCGGGACAATCAGAGCAACGCCAGCGGCTTCGTGATCGGCCAGCTGGTCGGCGCTGGCGCGATTTCCGAATCCGTCGCTCGTGCGGCCCTGCACGATGCCGTCTCGGCATTCGGCGATCCCGTGGCGCGTCGCTCGGCCGTCGATCGCGGCCTCGCCGCCGGCATCGCCGATCCGCGCGACCTGGCCGACATCGCCGCCCGCGCCCGCGATCGCGCCGCTCGACCCTTCCACCCTTCCGCCAACCCCGCACCCCGCCGGGGGACTGAGGATGGCAAACCTTCCGGGTGGAAGCCTGAGCCGGCCAATGACGACGATGGGGGCCGGGGGGCGGACGATGACGAAGAGGCGCGGCATCGCCGCTGCATCTTCAAGCCGCATACCGATCTCGGCAACGCCGAGCGGTTCGCGGAGCGCTTTGGCGACGATTTCCGCTGGTCGCCCGCGCTCGGCTGGATGGGCTGGGATGGCCGTCGCTGGGTCGCGCTGAAACAGGAAGAGAAGGCGGTGCCGCCCGAGGTGCTGGACGCCGTGTTCAAGACGGTGCGCGCCATTCAGGACGAAGCCGAGGTGATCCGCGAAAGCGGCGCGACGAAGCCCGACTGGTTCGACGAATGGGAGGAGCTGCCCGAGGCCGAGCGCTACAAGCTCGATGCCTTCGCCTATGCGGAGTTGAAGATGTGGCGGCAGTCCGGCGGCGATGAAAACGCGCTCGATTGCATCGTCGACGTCAAGAAGGGGCAGGCGGTCACCCGCGCCGATCATCATCGCAAATGGGGCCGCAGCTCGGAGGCCAACGGCAAGCTGACGTGCATAGCGCGTCTCGCGCAGCCGTGGCTGGCGGTGAAGGACGATGCGTTTGACGCGGACCCGTTCACGATCAACGTGCTGAACGGCACCCTGCGCTTTCGTCGTCGCCGGCAGGGCGACAAGTGGATCGCGGAATGGAAGCTCGATCCGCACGATCGCGCGGACCTGATCAGCAAGCTCGCGCCCGTCGACTTCGACCGCAAGGCCGCCTGGCGGGCGCGCTGCTCGCCGGGCTGCTGGTCTGCGCCTCGGCGCCGGCTGCGGATGTGA
- a CDS encoding phage Gp37/Gp68 family protein has product MADRTRIEWTDATVNAINGCSVYSPGCKRCYAMKQAHRTPFRAALVDKTTGGMVWNGEVHLHEAALRQPLSWRRPRHIFWNAHGDTFHEKVPDAWIDRVFAACALSPQHVHQVLTKRSARMRAYISDADTPRRITDVLRQWGGTSAADANRRAKAWWAVEQWPLANVWLGVSAENQHWLMQRACDLVETPAAIRFLSCEPLLTELDIEPFVLPVSRWNSGWLNNYPRHYPKHRIDWVIVGGESGHGARPVHPDWVRGLRNQCSAAGVPFLFKQWGEHIAEPAPDAKWPDGMPVPADLEPVVFKRVGKKVAGRLLDGVQHDGMPA; this is encoded by the coding sequence GTGGCTGATCGGACGCGGATCGAGTGGACGGACGCCACGGTCAACGCCATCAACGGCTGCTCGGTCTATTCGCCTGGCTGCAAGCGCTGCTACGCCATGAAACAGGCGCATCGTACCCCCTTCCGCGCGGCTCTTGTCGATAAGACGACGGGCGGGATGGTGTGGAATGGCGAGGTTCATCTCCACGAGGCTGCCCTTCGCCAGCCGCTGAGTTGGCGGCGGCCGCGTCATATCTTCTGGAACGCCCATGGTGACACCTTCCATGAAAAGGTGCCCGATGCGTGGATCGATCGTGTTTTCGCTGCGTGCGCGCTATCGCCGCAGCACGTTCACCAGGTCCTGACGAAGCGGTCCGCGCGGATGCGCGCCTATATCAGCGACGCCGATACGCCGAGGCGCATCACGGACGTTCTGCGTCAGTGGGGCGGAACATCGGCTGCCGACGCGAACCGCCGTGCGAAAGCATGGTGGGCCGTAGAACAATGGCCGCTTGCGAATGTCTGGCTCGGGGTGTCCGCCGAGAACCAGCATTGGCTGATGCAGCGCGCCTGCGATCTTGTGGAGACGCCCGCCGCCATCCGCTTTTTGTCTTGCGAGCCGTTGCTAACGGAACTGGATATCGAGCCTTTTGTGCTGCCGGTTTCGCGATGGAACAGCGGCTGGTTGAATAATTATCCGCGTCACTATCCCAAGCATCGCATCGATTGGGTGATCGTGGGCGGGGAGAGCGGGCACGGTGCGCGGCCGGTGCATCCGGATTGGGTGCGAGGCCTGCGCAATCAGTGTTCGGCGGCAGGCGTGCCCTTCCTCTTCAAGCAATGGGGCGAACACATCGCCGAGCCGGCGCCTGACGCGAAGTGGCCCGATGGCATGCCGGTGCCCGCAGATCTTGAGCCAGTCGTCTTCAAGCGCGTCGGCAAGAAAGTCGCCGGCCGCCTGCTCGACGGCGTCCAGCATGATGGGATGCCGGCATGA